A stretch of DNA from Bacillota bacterium:
CATATTTATTCGGAAATAATTGAGAGCCTTACAAAAAAAAGAGATTAATTCTTCTTTGCATCACGGCAAAACTATACTTTTATTATCCTTTGATTCTCTGTACAACACAAATTTGTTCCCAATTATTTGTACTATCTCTGAGTTTGTTTTTTCAGCTATTTGTGCACAAATAACTTCCACATCCTCTTCAGAATTTTTTAAGACTGTCGCTTTAACAAGCTCCCGTGCTTCCAGAGCATCATTAAATTGTTTTATTACGTTTTCATTAATACCGCATTTTCCTACCTGGAATAATGATTGTATGGAATTGGCAAGTCCTTTCAAATAGCTGCGCTGCTTCCCTGTAAGCATGGTAGACTTCCTGCTCCTCCTCTTATTCTTGTTTTCAATTCGTCAGACCTCTATTTCTTTACGGGCTTTTCTCCTATGAGTTTCGTAATTGGGGTGACCCTTTTTCCATCCGCTTCTGCTTTTTTCAATTACAGTCGATTTAATTTCTTCATTTGCAACAAAGTCATTTTTCATCGGGCAAAAATATGCAATACTCCCACTTTTACAATTGCCACACTTAAAGCATTCCATAAAACTAAACCTTTGTCCCTCCATTCAATGATTCAATAATTATCTTTGTAATTGTTATATCTGTAATAAATTCCTATGAAAGTACTGTAATTACATTTTATAATATATACCATATTTTTGTCTAGTGGGTATTTCTAATATTCTGTTATTACGTACATTCACTATTCTTTCATTTACTATTCTATGTAATC
This window harbors:
- the yhbY gene encoding ribosome assembly RNA-binding protein YhbY, with the protein product MLTGKQRSYLKGLANSIQSLFQVGKCGINENVIKQFNDALEARELVKATVLKNSEEDVEVICAQIAEKTNSEIVQIIGNKFVLYRESKDNKSIVLP